From a region of the Helianthus annuus cultivar XRQ/B chromosome 5, HanXRQr2.0-SUNRISE, whole genome shotgun sequence genome:
- the LOC110939531 gene encoding uncharacterized protein LOC110939531, translating into MACNPLPFKGEIDPIACQRWIASTEAVFIRSHCEKEDQVMVATGLLQLRAKDWWDAYSKEIGEDKVQVLTWQEFKEPFLKYHCPQSAIDKIREDFLHLRQKDETIDEITNIFLDKLKFCKGIVGTERMKINRYHGMLKAEYREFIIPAKCETLNELIDLARDREIELRRQAERGEKRVFENAECPKLQQKTDKEARKEEAPRAKGRMFQITTEEAKDLPNVVSGIFSLNLMPTYVLFDTGASRSFVSSELVSHPSFRIERMHVPLKVEIADSKSYLLHEVCRNCEIIIEDEKFAIDLIPMVLGEFKVIVGMDWLAKHHAEIQCEKKVIHVLTPGGKRVSIQGERNINSKLCSIVQAYKYVRNGSKAFLAYVVDTKQNTPKIEEVEVVNEFLDVFPEDLPGLPPEREVDFKIELYPDAKPVAKAPYRLAPTEMRELMVQIQELLDKGFIRPSVSPWGAPVLFVK; encoded by the exons ATGGCGTGCAACCCATTACCATTCAAAGGAGAAATTGATCCTATAGCATGTCAAAGGTGGATTGCAAGTACTGAAGCGGTGTTCATAAGGAGTCATTGTGAAAAGGAGGATCAAGTGATGGTTGCCACCGGTTTGCTACAACTCCGAGCTAAAGACTGGTGGGATGCTTATAGTAAAGAGATTGGAGAAGACAAAGTTCAAGTCTTGACATGGCAAGAGTTCAAGGAACCTTTTCTAAAGTACCACTGTCCACAATCTGCCATTGACAAGATCCGAGAAGATTTCTTACATCTTCGTCAGAAAGATGAAACCATTGATGAAATCACCAACATTTTTCTTGACAAGCTGAAATTCTGTAAAGGTATAGTAGGAACGGAAAGGATGAAGATAAACCGCTATCACGGTATGTTGAAGGCTGAATATCGGGAGTTCATAATTCCCGCTAAATGTGAAACTTTGAATGAGCTCATTGACTTGGCCCGAGATAGGGAGATTGAATTAAGAAGACAGGCAGAAAGAGGCGAAAAGAGAGTGTTTGAGAAT GCTGAGTGTCCCAAGCTTCAACAGAAGACTGATAAGGAAGCAAGAAAGGAGGAAGCCCCAAGAGCTAAGGGGAGGATGTTTCAGATCACGACTGAAGAGGCTAAGGACCTCCCGAATGTTGTAtcaggtatattctcattgaacTTGATGCCTACGtacgtgttatttgatactggagctaGTAGATCGTTTGTATCAAGCGAATTAGTGTCCCACCCCTCTTTTAGAATCGAAAGAATGCATGTGCCTTTAAAAGTAGAGATAGCCGATAGTAAGAGTTATTTGTTGCACGAAGTTTGTAGAAATTGCGAAATTATCATTGAAGACGAGAAGTTTGctattgaccttattcccatGGTATTGGGGGAATTTAAGGTTAtagttggcatggattggctagCTAAACATCATGCCGAAATTCAATGTGAGAAAAAGGTGATTCATGTGCTAACACCGGGAGGAAAACGAGTAAGTATACAAGGGGAAAGGAATATTAATTCGAAGCTTTGTTCTATAGTTCAAGCATACAAGTATGTACGAAATGGAAGCAAGGCATTTCTAGCCTACGTGGTGGATACTAAGCAGAATACCCCTAAGATTGAAGAGGTTGAAGTCGTGAATGAGTTTCTtgatgtttttccggaagatttgCCGGGGCTTCCACCAGAACGCGAAGTGGATTTTAAGATTGAATTGTATCCCGATGCCAAACCCGTAGCCAAGGCTCCTTATAGGTTGGCCCCAACTGAAATGCGGGAGTTAATGGTACAAATACAAGAATTGCTCGACAAGGGATTTATACGCCCGAGTgtatcgccatggggagcgcctgTTCTTTTTGTTAAatag